A window of Pseudooceanicola aestuarii contains these coding sequences:
- a CDS encoding c-type cytochrome: MRYLVWSLPITVAAAAFTYWLSTSASSDVGSASRAESYDIEEGALLYAENCASCHGAGLEGQPEWRTPGADGRLPAPPHDETGHTWHHPDSLLFDYTKLGGAALLARQGVEFDSGMPGFADVLTDQQIHNILAFIRSTWPDRIREVQAARTEADEQRGEN; this comes from the coding sequence ATGAGATATCTCGTTTGGTCCCTTCCGATCACTGTCGCAGCAGCCGCCTTCACGTATTGGCTCTCGACCAGTGCATCCTCGGATGTCGGCAGCGCGTCCAGGGCGGAGAGCTACGACATCGAAGAAGGCGCGTTGCTCTACGCAGAAAACTGTGCGTCTTGTCATGGCGCGGGTCTGGAAGGCCAGCCGGAATGGCGAACGCCCGGCGCGGATGGGCGCCTGCCAGCACCACCACATGATGAGACGGGTCACACCTGGCATCATCCTGACAGCCTGCTCTTCGATTACACAAAACTGGGGGGTGCGGCGCTTCTGGCGCGTCAGGGCGTCGAATTCGACAGTGGCATGCCCGGTTTCGCAGACGTGCTGACCGACCAGCAAATTCACAACATCCTGGCCTTCATCCGGTCCACCTGGCCAGACCGCATCCGCGAAGTCCAGGCCGCGCGGACAGAAGCCGACGAACAACGGGGAGAGAACTAA
- a CDS encoding DsbA family protein, with the protein MRFRQAFTTVAIAALLPLPALADELSESRVKELVLEAIREKPEIVMEAVAILEQRQAQAQELSQAQVLNDQRDLIENDPNAPVLGNLEGDVTVVEFFDYNCPYCRRVKPEVRALIEDDPNIRLVYREWPILGDGSVFAAKAALAARKQDKYEEFHWAMMGLEGRAEEASVLRVAEEIGLDIAQLRKDMEAPEVEEHIATSMQLTQALGFNGTPSFVIGDALVPGFVEKAQLADLVEEARKVED; encoded by the coding sequence ATGCGTTTCAGACAAGCCTTCACGACGGTCGCGATAGCTGCCTTGCTTCCGCTACCGGCACTCGCGGACGAACTGTCAGAGTCCCGGGTCAAGGAACTTGTGCTCGAGGCAATCCGCGAGAAACCGGAGATTGTCATGGAGGCCGTGGCGATCCTCGAACAAAGGCAGGCGCAAGCGCAGGAGCTCAGTCAGGCCCAAGTTCTGAATGACCAGCGCGATCTGATCGAGAACGATCCGAATGCGCCGGTTCTCGGCAACCTGGAAGGGGACGTCACTGTTGTGGAATTTTTCGACTACAACTGTCCCTATTGTCGGCGGGTCAAACCCGAGGTGCGGGCTTTGATCGAAGACGATCCCAACATTCGCCTCGTCTATCGTGAATGGCCCATTCTCGGAGACGGATCGGTGTTTGCCGCGAAAGCGGCCTTGGCAGCGCGCAAGCAGGACAAATACGAAGAGTTTCACTGGGCAATGATGGGGCTGGAAGGCCGCGCGGAAGAGGCCTCCGTGCTGCGCGTGGCCGAGGAGATCGGCCTGGATATCGCGCAGTTGCGCAAGGACATGGAGGCCCCCGAGGTCGAAGAGCACATTGCGACCTCCATGCAACTGACCCAAGCTCTGGGCTTTAACGGCACGCCGTCTTTCGTGATCGGGGATGCGCTGGTCCCGGGCTTCGTCGAAAAGGCGCAGCTTGCCGACTTGGTCGAGGAAGCCCGCAAAGTCGAAGACTGA
- a CDS encoding heavy-metal-associated domain-containing protein encodes MKFSVLDMSCGHCTAAIESAVKSADPNAGVECDLSARQVHVDSVLPADQVQAIIRDAGYNVEPAAA; translated from the coding sequence ATGAAGTTCAGCGTTCTGGACATGAGCTGTGGGCATTGCACCGCAGCAATCGAAAGCGCGGTGAAGAGCGCAGATCCGAATGCAGGCGTAGAATGTGACCTTTCTGCCCGACAGGTGCATGTCGACAGCGTGTTACCAGCCGATCAGGTCCAAGCGATCATTCGGGATGCGGGCTACAACGTGGAACCTGCGGCCGCTTGA
- a CDS encoding heavy metal translocating P-type ATPase, whose protein sequence is MPEPKQISLPIEGMSCASCVGRVDRALNAIDGVEDVSVNLASETARMSVDALKRIPDIIESLRELGYPARKARAELTIAAMSCASCVGRVDKALAAVPGVVEVNVNLASETATVVYVEGLVTTSDLIESSGAAGYPATVATAQAGDDRVARKEEEAQALAKRVTFAAILALPVFLIEMGGHVIPAVHMLIETTIGQQTSWLLQFVLTTIVLFGPGRTFYTKGFPALFRGAPDMNSLVAVGTGAAYLYSVVATFVPSVLPDTLRTVYFEAAAVIVVLILLGRFLEARAKGRTGAAIQKLLGLQARTARVMRDGESVEIEIDALVQGDIVIVRPGERIAVDGEVIEGTSRVDESMLTGEPIPAEKGAGDTVTGGTVNGAGSLQFLATRVGADTTLAQIIRMVEEAQGAKLPIQGLVDRITLWFVPAVMAIAAATVLVWLFFGPDPALTMALVAGVSVLIIACPCAMGLATPTSIMVGTGRAAEMGVLFRKGDALQQLDSVDVVALDKTGTVTEGRPALTDLVLAEGFDRPTTLSKIAAVESLSEHPVADAIVRAARAEGAPLVAAEGFQSVTGYGVRAVVEDVEVLVGADRYMAREGIDVSALAPEETKIASKGRTALYAAIDGRVAAVIGVADPVKPASRAAIAALHEKGLAVAMITGDKRETAEAIARETGIDHVIAGVLPDGKVAALDSLRQGNKRIAFVGDGINDAPALAHADVGIAIGTGTDVAIESADVVLMSGDLRGVVNAFEVSRRTMRNIRQNLFWAFAYNVALIPVAAGVLYPAFGLLLSPILAAGAMALSSVFVLTNALRLRRIAPAMDEQRAIPAEMAAATPAPAE, encoded by the coding sequence ATGCCCGAACCCAAACAGATCAGCCTGCCGATCGAAGGCATGTCATGCGCGTCCTGCGTTGGCAGGGTCGATCGCGCATTGAATGCAATCGACGGCGTAGAGGATGTGTCGGTGAACCTTGCCTCGGAAACTGCTCGCATGAGCGTGGACGCGCTCAAGCGCATTCCCGACATCATCGAATCCCTTCGCGAGCTGGGCTACCCCGCGCGGAAGGCCAGGGCCGAACTCACGATTGCAGCGATGTCCTGTGCCTCTTGCGTCGGGCGGGTCGATAAGGCGCTTGCCGCGGTGCCCGGGGTGGTCGAGGTGAACGTCAACCTCGCCTCAGAGACGGCGACGGTCGTTTACGTCGAAGGTCTTGTCACGACATCCGATCTGATCGAATCAAGCGGCGCGGCAGGGTATCCAGCAACCGTGGCAACGGCCCAGGCCGGTGACGACAGAGTTGCGCGCAAGGAGGAAGAGGCTCAGGCGCTTGCCAAACGGGTCACCTTTGCGGCCATCCTCGCCTTGCCGGTCTTCCTGATCGAAATGGGTGGCCACGTCATTCCGGCCGTTCATATGCTGATCGAGACCACGATTGGCCAGCAGACGAGTTGGCTTCTTCAGTTCGTGCTGACGACAATCGTTCTCTTCGGCCCGGGCCGGACGTTTTATACCAAGGGTTTCCCGGCCTTGTTCCGGGGTGCCCCCGACATGAACAGCCTCGTCGCGGTCGGCACCGGGGCGGCTTACCTTTATTCCGTGGTTGCGACATTCGTACCGTCGGTCCTGCCTGACACGCTGCGCACCGTCTATTTCGAGGCGGCAGCGGTCATCGTCGTTCTGATCCTTCTGGGGCGGTTTCTTGAAGCGCGCGCCAAGGGGAGAACGGGCGCGGCCATCCAGAAGCTATTAGGGCTTCAGGCGCGGACTGCACGCGTGATGCGGGACGGAGAAAGCGTCGAGATCGAGATCGATGCGCTGGTTCAGGGTGACATCGTCATCGTGCGCCCTGGTGAACGCATCGCGGTCGATGGCGAGGTCATCGAGGGGACCAGCCGCGTCGACGAAAGCATGCTGACAGGCGAGCCGATCCCCGCTGAAAAAGGTGCCGGAGATACGGTGACCGGCGGGACGGTCAACGGCGCCGGAAGCCTGCAGTTCCTCGCCACGCGGGTCGGCGCCGACACGACCCTGGCGCAGATTATTCGCATGGTCGAAGAGGCCCAGGGCGCCAAACTGCCGATCCAGGGATTGGTCGACCGGATCACCTTGTGGTTCGTGCCTGCCGTGATGGCGATCGCGGCGGCGACCGTGCTGGTCTGGCTGTTTTTCGGGCCTGATCCGGCCCTGACGATGGCGCTGGTCGCCGGTGTGTCGGTGCTCATCATCGCGTGCCCCTGCGCGATGGGGCTTGCGACGCCGACCTCGATCATGGTCGGGACGGGACGTGCTGCGGAAATGGGTGTCCTGTTCCGTAAAGGTGACGCCTTGCAGCAACTTGATTCCGTTGATGTGGTCGCCCTCGACAAGACAGGCACGGTGACCGAGGGGCGACCCGCACTGACTGACCTTGTGCTGGCGGAAGGGTTCGATCGCCCAACAACGCTCTCGAAGATCGCTGCCGTGGAGTCGCTCTCCGAGCATCCTGTCGCGGACGCCATCGTCCGCGCCGCCCGGGCCGAGGGCGCACCTCTTGTGGCGGCCGAAGGCTTTCAATCGGTCACAGGTTACGGCGTGCGCGCCGTGGTCGAAGACGTGGAGGTGTTGGTTGGGGCCGACCGCTACATGGCGCGCGAAGGCATTGACGTCTCGGCATTGGCTCCAGAGGAAACGAAGATCGCAAGCAAGGGTCGCACGGCGCTTTACGCTGCCATAGATGGGCGTGTCGCCGCCGTGATCGGCGTGGCCGATCCGGTCAAACCGGCAAGCCGCGCAGCCATCGCAGCGCTGCACGAAAAGGGTCTTGCGGTTGCGATGATCACCGGCGACAAACGCGAAACCGCCGAAGCCATCGCCCGCGAAACCGGTATCGACCACGTCATCGCCGGCGTCCTGCCGGACGGCAAGGTTGCGGCGCTCGACAGTTTGCGCCAAGGGAACAAGCGCATCGCCTTTGTCGGCGACGGGATCAACGACGCCCCGGCGCTGGCGCATGCCGATGTGGGCATCGCCATTGGAACCGGCACCGATGTGGCCATCGAATCTGCGGATGTCGTCCTGATGTCGGGCGATTTGCGCGGCGTGGTGAACGCCTTCGAAGTATCGCGGCGGACCATGCGCAACATCCGGCAGAACCTGTTCTGGGCCTTTGCCTACAACGTGGCACTTATTCCGGTCGCTGCCGGGGTGCTCTATCCGGCCTTTGGGTTGCTCCTGTCACCAATCCTTGCGGCGGGTGCGATGGCGTTGTCCTCGGTGTTTGTCCTGACCAATGCCCTGCGGCTGCGGCGCATCGCGCCTGCGATGGACGAGCAGCGCGCAATCCCGGCAGAGATGGCAGCCGCCACTCCTGCTCCAGCAGAATAA
- the cueR gene encoding Cu(I)-responsive transcriptional regulator — protein sequence MNIGDVARQSGVPAKTIRYYEDIGLIRPNRSENGYRAFTENHVHKLAFLGRARALGFTIEDCRTLLSLYEDENRESMQVKAVAEDHLRQIEEKIAKLQSMRATLAELVEKCAGDHRPDCPIIEDLSPERLAK from the coding sequence ATGAACATCGGAGACGTTGCCCGACAATCGGGTGTGCCCGCCAAGACGATCCGCTACTACGAGGACATCGGTCTGATCCGCCCGAACCGTAGCGAGAACGGCTATCGCGCGTTCACCGAGAACCACGTTCACAAGCTGGCGTTTCTGGGTCGCGCACGGGCCTTGGGGTTCACCATCGAAGATTGCAGGACGCTCCTGTCGCTCTACGAGGATGAAAACCGCGAAAGCATGCAAGTGAAGGCGGTTGCGGAAGACCATCTGCGCCAGATCGAGGAAAAGATCGCGAAACTGCAATCCATGCGCGCGACGCTCGCCGAACTGGTGGAAAAATGTGCCGGGGATCACCGGCCCGACTGCCCCATCATCGAGGATCTGTCGCCGGAGCGGTTGGCCAAGTGA
- a CDS encoding MauE/DoxX family redox-associated membrane protein, which produces MPRDTDSKSAQLYRMVMPGHVCPYGLKSKDLLERQGFEVEDHPLDTREDTDAFMEKHGVETTPQTFIGDERIGGYDDLRVFFDIDPPEEEQSDTTYQPVIAIFSVAALLALGLSWHQYGSVLTLRGFEWFISLSMTILAIQKLQDVEGFSTMFLNYDLLARKWVRYGKVYPVGEALAGVLMTAGALLWLSAPVALFIGTVGAVSVFKAVYIDKRELKCACVGGDSSVPLGFISLTENLMMIFMGIWMPVRAIWF; this is translated from the coding sequence ATGCCCCGCGACACAGACAGTAAATCCGCGCAGCTTTATCGCATGGTCATGCCGGGCCATGTCTGCCCCTACGGTCTGAAATCGAAAGACCTGCTGGAGCGGCAAGGCTTCGAGGTGGAAGACCATCCGCTTGACACCCGTGAAGACACCGATGCTTTCATGGAGAAGCACGGGGTCGAGACGACGCCGCAGACTTTCATCGGGGACGAACGGATCGGCGGTTACGATGATCTCAGGGTGTTTTTCGACATTGACCCACCCGAGGAAGAGCAAAGCGACACGACCTACCAGCCGGTCATCGCGATCTTTTCCGTTGCCGCGCTGTTGGCATTGGGCCTGTCTTGGCACCAGTACGGGTCGGTCCTTACCTTGCGGGGGTTCGAATGGTTCATTTCGCTGTCCATGACCATTCTCGCGATCCAGAAATTGCAGGATGTCGAAGGGTTTTCGACGATGTTCCTCAACTACGATCTGCTGGCGCGCAAATGGGTGCGATACGGCAAGGTCTACCCGGTCGGCGAAGCGTTGGCAGGTGTCCTGATGACTGCCGGCGCGCTGCTGTGGCTCTCGGCGCCTGTCGCCCTGTTTATCGGCACGGTCGGCGCTGTCAGCGTGTTCAAGGCTGTTTATATCGACAAGAGAGAGCTGAAATGCGCCTGCGTCGGCGGTGACAGTTCCGTCCCGCTGGGGTTCATTTCGCTGACGGAAAACCTGATGATGATCTTCATGGGTATCTGGATGCCGGTCCGCGCGATCTGGTTCTGA
- a CDS encoding DUF305 domain-containing protein: MHYSRFFMMIGTSTVVMFVLMYLNTYLWGHIFFSETRLYMAILMGATMAVIMLAYMLSMYQNTKANIAIFVGAIVLFAASLWLVRGQFTVQDRSYMRAMIPHHSIAIMTSTRAEITDPRVRGLADDIIYAQDKEIAEMRYLIADIGANGEASATRSETPAQVVDAQQALQTEVVSKVDPEFLTEDEIAAVFPNGGNCRFAYTSDSPAVLVTGETGEGSAAAMKISGDLVRLNAQGENAFSEGPLSAEIAETNGDLTDLIVSAGTDYEAGFRGQLTCSG; the protein is encoded by the coding sequence ATGCACTACTCACGATTCTTTATGATGATCGGAACATCGACCGTGGTCATGTTCGTTCTGATGTACCTGAACACCTATCTTTGGGGCCATATCTTCTTTTCGGAGACACGCCTTTACATGGCCATCCTGATGGGGGCGACCATGGCCGTGATCATGTTGGCGTACATGTTGTCCATGTATCAGAACACCAAAGCCAACATCGCGATTTTCGTTGGCGCAATAGTCCTTTTCGCGGCGAGCCTCTGGCTGGTTCGCGGGCAATTCACGGTGCAGGACAGGTCCTACATGCGCGCCATGATCCCGCACCACTCGATCGCCATCATGACGTCGACTCGTGCCGAGATCACCGACCCGCGCGTCCGGGGGCTCGCAGACGACATTATCTATGCGCAGGACAAGGAAATCGCCGAAATGCGCTACCTTATTGCTGACATTGGAGCAAACGGCGAAGCATCGGCCACGCGAAGCGAAACGCCGGCGCAGGTTGTGGATGCGCAACAGGCGCTTCAAACGGAGGTCGTGTCGAAGGTCGATCCTGAGTTTCTGACGGAAGACGAAATCGCTGCGGTGTTCCCGAATGGCGGAAATTGCCGCTTTGCTTACACCTCGGACAGTCCGGCTGTACTGGTGACTGGTGAAACCGGCGAAGGGTCTGCAGCCGCAATGAAGATCAGCGGTGATCTGGTGCGCCTGAATGCGCAGGGCGAAAATGCATTTTCTGAAGGCCCGCTGTCGGCCGAGATCGCAGAGACGAACGGTGACCTGACCGATCTGATCGTCAGCGCGGGAACCGACTACGAAGCCGGGTTCCGTGGTCAACTTACGTGCAGCGGATAA
- a CDS encoding L,D-transpeptidase, with amino-acid sequence MQNFTRRELICAGAMGCFLPTTAWAHKVKLPERFEPQLVNTRRGDWVKGDVHVVPDDFFLYFMLEDGMAIRYGVGVGRKGLYEPGEFTVARKAKWPWWRPTNAMIRREPRKYAKYKDGLKGGPNNPLGARALYLYDAEGRDTYLRIHGTNAPETIGSAVSNGCARLTNEHVKDLYERVEIGARVFLYPKVTTA; translated from the coding sequence ATGCAGAATTTCACGAGACGAGAATTGATTTGTGCCGGAGCGATGGGTTGCTTTCTGCCCACAACTGCCTGGGCCCACAAAGTCAAATTGCCCGAACGGTTCGAACCACAATTGGTAAACACCCGTCGTGGTGACTGGGTTAAAGGCGATGTCCACGTCGTTCCCGACGATTTTTTCCTTTATTTCATGCTCGAGGACGGGATGGCGATCCGCTACGGGGTCGGGGTAGGGCGCAAAGGTTTGTACGAACCCGGAGAGTTCACGGTAGCGCGCAAGGCCAAATGGCCATGGTGGCGGCCAACGAACGCCATGATCCGGCGCGAGCCACGCAAATACGCAAAGTACAAGGATGGACTGAAAGGCGGGCCAAACAACCCGCTCGGGGCCCGCGCGCTCTATCTCTACGATGCCGAGGGACGCGATACCTATCTTCGCATTCATGGAACGAACGCCCCGGAGACAATTGGGTCTGCCGTGTCGAATGGATGCGCGCGGTTGACGAATGAACATGTGAAGGATCTGTACGAACGCGTTGAAATCGGCGCCCGCGTCTTCCTGTATCCCAAAGTGACAACGGCGTGA
- a CDS encoding multicopper oxidase family protein has protein sequence MTVALAGTRLPAATHELILAPQSIKAHLAGYDVSMLGFNGGLPGPEVRMRQGQTARITLDNRLEEGALVHWHGLRVPNRMDGVNVLTQDVVIPGDSYRYQFGVPDAGTYWYHSHYLSYDQVSRGLFGAFIVEEQNAPAVDHDIVVQFFDVLLDQSGQYDEGFNPAHFATEGRIGNTVTALVSNGTSKNVRQGDRLRLRLINPSIDRVYRVGLDGLAGKIVALDGMPLAQPQTLEPILLAPGQRCDVIGDATGPIRFDDSFGERTLSLGEIAVSGSREPAKAPITALPANRMPAPQDPGQTAELVLQGGAGSASHNGTGTWALNDVSGLPRTPFLSVAQGTTARISIRNETGFPHVMHLHGHHFWELDAAGKAGPYRDSTYLDIGETRDILVVLGNPGSWMLHCHMLSHQADGMATWIRVG, from the coding sequence ATGACCGTTGCGCTGGCTGGTACCCGCTTGCCAGCAGCGACACACGAGTTGATCCTCGCGCCCCAATCGATCAAGGCGCACCTTGCTGGGTACGACGTGTCGATGTTGGGCTTCAACGGTGGTCTGCCGGGCCCAGAAGTCAGAATGCGACAAGGACAAACCGCCCGCATTACCCTCGATAACCGATTGGAGGAGGGCGCTCTCGTTCACTGGCATGGGTTGCGGGTTCCAAATCGGATGGATGGTGTCAACGTCCTCACTCAGGATGTGGTCATTCCGGGCGACTCGTATCGTTATCAATTCGGCGTCCCGGATGCCGGCACGTATTGGTATCACTCGCATTACCTGTCTTACGATCAGGTCAGCCGCGGTCTTTTCGGCGCCTTCATCGTCGAGGAGCAAAATGCGCCGGCTGTCGACCATGACATCGTTGTTCAGTTCTTCGATGTCTTGTTGGATCAGTCCGGACAGTACGACGAAGGGTTCAACCCGGCTCATTTCGCGACCGAGGGCCGTATCGGCAATACGGTCACGGCGCTTGTTTCCAATGGAACCAGCAAGAATGTGAGACAAGGCGACCGCCTGCGCTTGCGCCTGATAAATCCCTCTATCGACAGGGTTTACCGTGTCGGGCTGGACGGTCTGGCAGGCAAGATCGTTGCACTGGATGGTATGCCCCTGGCGCAGCCACAGACACTCGAACCCATCCTCCTAGCTCCGGGGCAAAGATGCGATGTGATTGGTGATGCGACCGGGCCTATTAGATTTGACGACAGCTTTGGAGAGCGGACGTTGAGCCTTGGCGAAATCGCTGTTTCCGGCTCTCGTGAGCCTGCGAAAGCGCCCATCACCGCGTTGCCCGCCAACCGAATGCCCGCCCCGCAAGACCCCGGCCAAACCGCGGAGCTGGTGCTTCAGGGAGGTGCGGGAAGCGCGTCCCACAACGGCACAGGGACGTGGGCGCTCAATGACGTATCGGGCCTGCCTCGAACCCCTTTCCTATCCGTCGCGCAGGGGACGACCGCGCGCATTTCGATCCGCAACGAAACCGGGTTTCCACACGTCATGCATCTGCATGGCCACCATTTCTGGGAACTCGATGCGGCGGGGAAAGCCGGTCCATACCGGGACTCGACCTATCTGGATATCGGCGAGACGCGGGATATTCTCGTCGTCTTGGGCAATCCGGGATCCTGGATGCTGCATTGCCACATGTTGAGCCACCAAGCCGACGGTATGGCAACGTGGATCAGAGTCGGCTGA
- a CDS encoding disulfide bond formation protein B, whose protein sequence is MTAAAGSAALLLGAFVFQALGYAPCAMCIWQRYPHAIAIGMGALLLFALPILPILIIGALSALSTSALGVFHTGVERGWWEGPTSCTGSGLDVSQMSVSELLPSASSNASNLVLCSEVVWEFLTLSMASWNAILSGVLACLWLVAIARHQKVRWHGVADVS, encoded by the coding sequence ATGACTGCGGCGGCAGGATCAGCCGCCTTGCTGTTGGGGGCCTTCGTTTTCCAGGCTCTTGGGTACGCGCCGTGCGCAATGTGCATCTGGCAACGCTACCCACACGCAATCGCCATTGGAATGGGCGCTCTGTTGCTCTTTGCTCTGCCGATTTTGCCAATCCTGATAATCGGTGCCCTGTCGGCACTCAGCACATCCGCGTTGGGAGTGTTTCATACCGGTGTCGAGCGCGGCTGGTGGGAGGGACCGACTTCTTGCACGGGATCCGGCCTCGATGTTTCCCAAATGTCGGTATCGGAATTGCTGCCCTCTGCCAGTTCAAATGCGTCCAATCTTGTTCTGTGCAGTGAGGTTGTCTGGGAATTTCTGACGTTGTCCATGGCGAGTTGGAACGCGATCCTAAGCGGTGTCCTTGCTTGCCTCTGGTTGGTCGCGATCGCAAGACATCAAAAGGTTCGGTGGCATGGGGTCGCGGACGTTTCTTGA